GGTCCAAAGACGGGCTATTATGACTATGCCGATATTGACGATGATTTTATCTCGATTCACCACTTTTTAAAGTGGTATAAGTTCGGTTTCACGAGGTCCTTTGACAACTTATCCCTGGAGATACGCAATGGACGGATGACGCGCCTCGAAGCCATCCAAATCCTTCGTGCAAGGGGTGATGAAACGCCTCACGAAGATATAGCCAAGTTCTGTAATTTCATCGGCATTACCAGGGAGGATTTTTTTAACCTTATCGAAAAGTTTCGCAACCCGTCTATCTGGGTGAAGAAAAATAATAAATGGGTCATGCCGGATTTTCTGATCCAGGATTGGAATTGGACATGAAGTTTACTCCCAAGGATCCCCCCCGCGTCTTTGAGGTCGGCTTCGGCGACATCATCCAGATGAAGGATTGCGCGCATATCCATTTGGAACCCGATGAACAGATAACCTTGGTCACGGAGTCCGGCGGTGAGTACGATGTGGCCCGTAAATCTTGGGGCTTTTACGCTACGCCTTCGCTCAATGGGCGGTTGGAGAACTTCGGTTTGCGCCCCGTGCTTCTTAAGAATCGTATCAACCGCTATTTCCTGGTGCTGGTGGAAGGCGGGAAAGAGCCTGACTTTGAACGGTATCTTGACGTGGAAGGCTTGAAAGTGGTCTGTTGGATGGACACTACCGCCAGGCTTGAAAAACTTGAGGAAAAGCTTGGATGAGACCTGAGAGGCGCGCCGGGCAAACTCTTTTACATTGCCCCTGCGGGAGTGACAATTTCCGCAAGTTTTTCACTTATAATGAGCGGCCGGCAGGCGAAACTCATTTCCCCTTCAGCGCGGCTAGCCAATATTACCGGGAGGTGTGGCGCTGCTCCACATGCCACCATTTTGTGTCAGTTCATAATATGGACCTGACCGGCATGTACCAGAATGATTATGTAAGCTCAACCTATGCTGATAGCGAAGGGATCCTGGTTGCCTTCAGGCGAATTATCTCTCTAGATCCGGTCAAATCAGACAATGTTGGGCGGGTAAAGCGGATCCTGGAGTTTGCCGCCGTTCACCTCAAAGCGCCAACCGCTGAAAACCGGGCGCCAACTGTTCTTGATATCGGCTCCGGTTTGGGCGTCTTTCTGCACAGAATGAAAGAGGCTGGCTGGGACTGCACCGCGCTGGATAACGACCCGCGCTTGTGTCAACATGCCAATGACAACGTGGGAGTCAAAGCAGTTTGCGGCGATTTCATGACCCTGGAGAACCTGGGAAAATTTGACGTGGTGACCTTCAATAAGGTACTGGAGCATGTAGAATATCCGGTGGCGATGCTGGCCAAAAGCAAAGCGAATTTGCGCCGCGGTGGCTTTATTTATGTTGAACTGCCCGATGGTGAAGGGGCTGCCCTGGAGGGGCCAGAGCGGGAAGAGTTTTTCATTGAGCATCACCATGTTTTTAGTATGGCCTCCCTAGCCATGCTGGCGTCTCGCGCCGGATTTTCGGTTCTTGTCATGGAACGACTCCAGGAGCCCAGCACCAAATATACGCTACGAGCTTTCTTAATCTAAGTTAGGAGCTAAGACAATGGGCGTATCTTAATATTGTTATAAGGCCATTATGTATAACCATTCTGATAACAAAGGTAATTGCCATGCCAGACCAATATGATGAATCCTCTATCAAAAATTGTTATTCCACCTGGAGCCAAAATTATTACAACGACTATTATGGCTCTAAAGAAGCCTATCCACCGGTACATCGAGACTTGTTAAAATATTTACTTCGTGAGGCAAAAGTCAACAGCATACTCGATGCTGGCTGTGGTCCCGCTTCATTCTTGCGAGAATTGGGTGATGAGAATTTAGATTTGTATGGGTTTGACCTGACCCCGGAAATGGTACTTGAAGGTCAGATGGTATTGGAAAAACATGGTATCCCCTCCAGTCATCTCTGGACAGGTAATGTGCTTGACCCAACATCTTTTCATATGCCCGGGAAAAAGAGGGTAAAGCGCTTTGATGCAGTTATTTGTATTGGTGTCCTGCCCCACATTCCCCATGGCCATGACATCACGGTAATAAAGAACCTGCGAAATGCTGTCAAGCCTAAAGGTCTGGTGGTGGTTGAGGCACGTAACCAGTTTTTTTCGTTTTTTACCCTGAACCGGTATTCGTATAATTTTTTTATGGAAGAATTGATCCGGAGAGAGCATCTATTAGATAAAGCCGGCACTGGAAAAACTCAGTTAATTTCTCTTATGAAGAGTCTTGAAAACCAGTTTCACATGGATCTGCCACCGATCCGTAAGGGCAAAGAAAGTGAGCCGGGGTATGATGAGATTCTTTCCCGCACACACAATCCGCTGCTTCTGAAAGAGCAATTTATTTCTCAGGGGTTTAAGGACGTAAAACTATTATTTTACCACTACCATTGCCTGCCCCCGATGTTTGAGAAAGAGATACCCGAGTTGTTCCGCCAAGAGAGCCTAGCCATGGAAGACCCGGAAGATTGGCGCGGCTACTTCATGGCCTCGGCTTTCCTTTTACTTGGAAAACCGGCATGATCAAAGGCGACGGTTGGATCAAGTATTGTATTTGGGAACATAGTACCCAAGTCAAAGAGCTTTATGCCCGGCGCTGCCGGCTCGAAGAACCGGAAATGGACTGTTCGTCCCAGGCCGTCGAACTCTTAGCTCCTTATGTAACGCCCGGCGACATACTTTTAGACGTAGGTTGTGGCAGCGGGTATTTCTTTCACTCCTTAAAGAAACGTCAGATTCTCGTGGAATATTTCGGTATTGATTCCGCCTCTTCACTTATTGACATCGGCAGGAATTGCCTGGCCTCATATGGGCTGCCGCCAGAAAATTTGCAGGTAATGCGCATTGAA
This window of the Desulfobaccales bacterium genome carries:
- a CDS encoding class I SAM-dependent methyltransferase, encoding MDLTGMYQNDYVSSTYADSEGILVAFRRIISLDPVKSDNVGRVKRILEFAAVHLKAPTAENRAPTVLDIGSGLGVFLHRMKEAGWDCTALDNDPRLCQHANDNVGVKAVCGDFMTLENLGKFDVVTFNKVLEHVEYPVAMLAKSKANLRRGGFIYVELPDGEGAALEGPEREEFFIEHHHVFSMASLAMLASRAGFSVLVMERLQEPSTKYTLRAFLI
- a CDS encoding class I SAM-dependent methyltransferase, which gives rise to MPDQYDESSIKNCYSTWSQNYYNDYYGSKEAYPPVHRDLLKYLLREAKVNSILDAGCGPASFLRELGDENLDLYGFDLTPEMVLEGQMVLEKHGIPSSHLWTGNVLDPTSFHMPGKKRVKRFDAVICIGVLPHIPHGHDITVIKNLRNAVKPKGLVVVEARNQFFSFFTLNRYSYNFFMEELIRREHLLDKAGTGKTQLISLMKSLENQFHMDLPPIRKGKESEPGYDEILSRTHNPLLLKEQFISQGFKDVKLLFYHYHCLPPMFEKEIPELFRQESLAMEDPEDWRGYFMASAFLLLGKPA